A window of the Cannabis sativa cultivar Pink pepper isolate KNU-18-1 chromosome X, ASM2916894v1, whole genome shotgun sequence genome harbors these coding sequences:
- the LOC115721423 gene encoding uncharacterized protein LOC115721423: MDGEGSYSSSGVNNRRLRVAGGSNHEREPQNCYCGIPWISRTSNTEANPGRRFRRCRFSSADGGCKFFEWMDVESCGRCREIIPGLLRKITKLEDQLMLYEANEHLQANQDLGKVHGCDCGHIWVLRNWRKILMITCVFVFVSYLVK; this comes from the exons ATGGATGGGGAAGGTTCGTACAGTAGTTCTGGTGTCAATAATAGAAGGTTGAGAGTAGCTGGTGGTTCAAACCATGAAAGGGAACCTCAAAATTGCTACTGTGGTATCCCGTGGATTTCAAGAACATCGAACACAGAGGCAAACCCAGGTCGTCGTTTCAGGAGGTGCAGATTTTCAAGT GCTGATGGAGGATGTAAGTTCTTTGAATGGATGGATGTTGAATCTTGTGGAAGGTGCAGAGAAATAATTCCAGGACTTTTGAGAAAGATAACCAAACTTGAAGATCAATTGATGTTGTATGAAGCAAATGAACATTTGCAAGCAAATCAAGATTTGGGAAAGGTTCATGGTTGTGATTGTGGGCACATATGGGTACTGAGAAATTGGAGAAAAATTCTGATGATTACTTGTGTATTTGTTTTTGTAAGTTATCTGGTGAAGTAG